In the Silene latifolia isolate original U9 population chromosome 1, ASM4854445v1, whole genome shotgun sequence genome, ctcgatcgagtgccaagcttactcgatcgagtaccctacaggtagactactgttttgcataaaaatcaacatactcgacaaagtaagccccactcgatagagtaccctcagacacataaaaccgtattATTACAAAGCACCCCTTCAACACGACACCAACAATACACAACACCCATTAACCCGCTACCACACACCACTAGCGGCCACCACCGTAGTATCCCCTGACCCATGCTGGTCCCACCCGCAGCCACCCAACCTAGGTTAAGTTAAGGTCAGGACACAATGGTCCCATGACTAGCTATACATGGTTTCACAACCAACTACACACAACCACTAACAATCGCGAATTCTGGCAACCACCACGCAAGGTGTCGCCTTTAACCACCCCACTGCCACCACCATATCCGACCAACTACCAGTAATCCACCCAATCAAACCCAGGTCCAAGTCGAATACAAACAAGGGGTAAAAATCTGTCTTTCTCTTATCGGTTTAACCCGACAACAACCCCAACTAACACCCCATAAACTAACCCTaggtcggtcaacgtcggtcaagGGTGGGTCCAGTCAGGTCACGGTAGCAGTCAGGCTTAGTCGTACGATGTTTAATTTACGAGTTTAATGAAATAATAAAGCATGAGTTATATTATGACATGGTTTCTTACCTTAAGGCGATAATACAAGATGAATCTCTTTATTTTTTCCCTTTAGATCTCCCCctctctcctctctctctctctctctctctctctctctctctctctctctctctctctctctctctctctctctctcttattggTGAACTATTGTGGTTGTGAATTGAATAAGGTCTATTGGCTGGCCTTTTCTTGCTTTTATAGTATTAATAAGGTAGGTGAAGGAAACTTCATAAtttcaatattattattattattgcatattattattattattactattgtagTATTAGTTTCGTCTTATTGTTGGTATTATCATATTAACCAATTACTTAGCTATACACGGCTGCACCACACGCGATAcccaaatcccgactcaacattattatttattattttatttccgtctgaagagtctatcgatccgaaatactcagggagggggggagggggggttgaattgagtatttaaaactTTATCCCACTTTTTCGAATATCCGTATGAGCGTgacttaataattaattaattaaagtttattgattaagctttaactaattaactaaaaaaagTTAAAACGTAAAGAAACGAACAACATAAAACGAGTGACACacgtgattttgaaatggttcagtttcacaagtcgaaacctacgtccactattctcaattaataattttaatacctttctacggatttcaaaattactaacccactcgtacaactaactctagttattgtaactcaaatgagtatcgttaaatactcggttTTATCTaattacgttaataagaaagcactcaattgttcttctaagtgttcacacgaatgaacgagtaagaaataatGTTTAAGTACTATTATCTAATGACGTAATATTAAGGAATAATAAGCAAATtgaagcacgacttttcgtaaagatTTTCGAATTACAAAAACAATTAAATTACTTGATTAAGAATTTGACTCAATTTGTTTGCAAAGGAATTTTAATATTGCGAAAGTTAATTTCAACTAATGAAGCATAtgtgtatatatagtagagaaGACAACTAGGGTTTAATCGAAACCCTAATAGTGCCGTGAGATATGAAGGTTTGTTtcataagaaacaaatcttatcttcCCTTAATTTAATCCACAAAATATTTCAATTAACTAAATAGGAGAAATCCATATAATTGTTTAAGATAAAAATATCTTATGACAATCTATTCTAGATTTAACCTAGTATATTACTTGTACAAGGAGTATACTCGATATGAGCAACGGCTCATAAGCCCAACTCACTCGAAAACCCTAGTCGAAATAAAGAGTGTAgatttagggtttatgtttgGATAATTTAgaaaaccctaggtagcatgacgactcataagttgttttactaaccaataggatacATGTAAATTTATTCAACCTAACTCAACCCATATCTTGCCTCAATCATACACACGCATATTTTCGAAAATATATAAATAATTTGAGCTTTCGAAAATTAGATGATAACTTTACCTTTCCAATATTACTTCcaaagataccgtcattagatgatgTCCTATACTAACTTATCTttctggagatcttcagtagtaggatcatctcttcatcttgaacagaagctcttcatcttgagcttcttataGACTTGATCATGTCTtgtgcttgagtgatcatcatacttgtgaATGAAGTAGTCACAATGACGCTTTAGGAATCTTCAATGTTGTAGTTCAAGCAGCTATAACGTTACTTTAGTGAAGCTTCACAAATCATCAAAGTTATAGCCATGGATGCTATAACATTGCTAGCTATTATCGTATCTTTTAttaaatctaacaaagactaacaaACGGTTACGTGCAAGGACTATATACATAATAAaacatacttgtcattatcaaaacaaatcATATAACTATACGGTCCAACACCGTCTCACAATATAATTctctaattaatataattaattaaatacatTTTGAAAATACATTTTAATATTTCCACCGTCTGACTAACCATTAACTTTGCCTTAAAATACGTGGTATTACATCCATACTAATCATCCTTTAGTTTTACCATAGGACTCGGCCCTTAGCAAACGTACCAACCAACATAAGATGTCAACTTGTAATGATTCTACTTAATAggtatttttgtataactttttacAACTATAGAGCAAAAAAAAATGGTTCTTGGAAATGTAACATCCTATACCCATTTCACAACATGAGAACAATCTAATTTATTAGggatttttttattagttttttttttattttttttttagaataATGGAGGGTATGTTGAGTAACCTATATTTTGTGACAATCATGACAATTAACGGCCTTTTCACACCACGAAGGCTCCAAGGTAAACCCCAAATTGAACTCAACTCGTCAAAAAAGGCACAAGTATCAACCATGCAAGTGTTAAAACTCCTAATTCAAATATGTGAACCACATTTCTAAACTAGAAAATATTAACTAAGCTCATGAAAAAGTGAGTTGATTAAATCTTTAttactaaaatgcaactacatgactAAATGTATCTAAATGCAACTGTATCACACCATCATGAGCTTAAACCCTTCCTCCACACTTGAAcatgacattgtcctcaatgaaaAACCAAGGGATGGGATAAAAAGAAAAGGGTGGGTATAGAAAGTACCGAGGAAAAGAGAGGATCCAAATTTGCAAATGCGCTCCTATCATCACCCATGTAGCTTCATGTGGAAAATTCAATTACCTTATTCAAAACTAAAACAAATGCATCAAATAACAAAAACCGGGTTGCCTCCTGTAatcgctggtttaacgtcccgcacgacgcaTATTTAAGCTTAAGAAGTAATTATAGGGTCACTCAGCACTACCCCTTCAATCAAAATAACATTCAAATTAAGAGCGGAACATGTGAATGCCCTTAAGAGAAGATTGTACAAGCTACAAAAAGAGATGGTAGAGACTTCATAATAGCTTAAAATGAAAAGAAACCATATACAATTCATAATGATATAAGCATGAACGATATTTTTGTCCGATTCTATAGGCATATTAAAAATAATCACATACTCATGGTATGGTTTCTTATAAAATTAGCTCATCTCAAGCAAGTTATTCTTATTCCCACTCCCAATAAAATTGCTGTCCAAATCCCATAACATACCACCCGTATCACCACCCAAAGTGTCATCATCAAATTGTAGGGGTAAGGTAAAATCTACTTCGGGTTCAATATATGACAAGGTGAACAAATCAAAGTCATGACTATCTTCTTCATCATAAATTGGAGCACTCACATCAATAGTAAGAGAACTAGAATAATCAAGGTCGTTCACTTCATCATTTGGACTCTATTTAATGCTTGGCGAGGTATCAAAACAAGGAGTAAGATTTAGAGTTGAATTAGTCATTTCTAATTGTCGGGAATGTTCAACCAAATGATCAAGCACATCCTATTTCTTTTCATGTTTTAACTCAAAAAATTCACCTTCACATTCGACTTGAACATCTATCTGAGTACCTTGGTTGAAACTATGGTAAATTCCAACCCAAAATCCTTGACTCTTATATAGATATGGATGATCTACCAAGTATATCTCTAGCCTTTCAAAATAGTGATGAAGTAATTCATGCTCTTGTTGGGGGGAAATGAAATCACATTTTCTAATTAAAAGATACAAGACCCTTATCAAaacaatatttacaaaaatatttaCAAGCACACAAAAGAAAACAATTGTTTTCCCCGGCAACTGCGCCAAAATTTGACTAGACTTATCTCGAGTCTCCGAATTACTTTTTTTATCCACTACTAAATCTAACCATAGCAAGGGTATGGAGGGGTCGAACCCACAAGAAAAATCTATGTTTAGCGGTGTGCTTATGTAAATATTTCTAAGATAACCAATTTAGGGGGTGTTTGTGGTTTGAGTCTAAATCGAACAaagtaaaataataaaatattagAGTAAATCGAATTATAAAAAGGACTTGGGTCTTACAATTTTCATAAATGATATAGTTTTGATCATTGACTCTTTTTGACTCCAGTTACTTTTAAATACCTTGTGAAAATATGAATTTCTACTTCTCCTTACTATTAGTTGTTCATTGCGAAAAGTACACATAAACAACCCTTATGGTGATGACAATTTAGTCAAAGGGTATCTAATTTCAATCATGCCATAGATTATAACTCAAGAAGCAAACAAATATGAACAAATGCATACACAACCGGTTCTACACTTTAATTCATATGATTAATATTCTCCTACAATTCAACAATGATGAAAAGCATACAATAGATGAACAATAGTTTCTACTAATGTCTAGGCAAGTGAACAAAAGATTCAAATTCGTAAACTAGCAATAGATTAATGACAAGATAAACTACGTGATCAAACTAGCATGAACTACCAATAATCATAATGATGAATCGAGAACAAAAATCAATATTCAAGAGATAAAAACATAGAGTAAAGAGTCTTAAAAAATAGTAATTCTTTTCCTTTAATTGCTTGACCCAAGATAAGGAACTTAGTCTTCCATACAAAATCTATTACTAAATTAATCTATAAATTGGAAATTGTTTATGTATTCTAATGATTAAAAGGTAGAGAAAGTATGTCAAGTATATCAAATTGATCAACAACACCTCCTTATATAGGTCTTCAAAGAGTATCTCTATAAGGTCTCATAATGTATGAGCATAATTGCCGAAATAAAAGAGAATTAAGGAGTTGTCGGAATCCAATGCGGAATCCAATGCTAAGCCGCCACTAGCGGCTTTTGGCCACCCGAAGCGGCTTGGAGATCAGCCACTTTGCCGCAACTAGCGGCATTGTGCCGCCCCTAGCAGCTTTCTCTTGTGATGCTTCCTCTTCTTCACTTGCTTATGCACTATGATCTTAATCTTTGGGCTTTGACTTGCTTCAATCCATAAGATTTTAACCATTTCTAACCCATTGTTTGGCATGTGTTGGTACAAGACTTGAGTGTAAAGATGCCCAAAGTCACTTCCTAAACTCGGAATGCGATTGTCTATCACGGCACCTACACATGAAACATAAATTACGTAGAAACACATCCAAATAACGCAACTACTACCAAAATGCATAAGTGAGCTAAAATACAATAAGTAACATAAATCGGGGATAAACTAGCTAAGAATCGGTAGGTAAAGACGGTATAAAACCGTCACATCAAATATAAAACATGACTATATTACTCTTTGGATATTTcatatatagttatatgataagaTCAATATTAATAATtgttaatatatataatgaaaattaataaTTCCCTTCAGGGGTTATAATAATTCAACAACTTTTAAATTAATTGTATCATTCGACCATTTGATACACAATATAGAATATGTTGGTCACGTTATCATTTAGATTTtaaaaaataaagtaaatgttTACTACCGGTGGAAATATCATTCATATAGGATGGAAAAACACAGCAATACGCAAGAAAATCAGAGAGAAAGAAAGCAAAAACAACCGCACAAACCAAAACAGCCAAAACACAGACCACCTTCAAAAATCACCATCAACCTCCATTAATCTCACGTAAATGATCCATTAAACCATCACAAAACCTTCATAAATCATCTAAGGAAACTCAGAATTCATCCTTGATCCTTACACATGAGTTTTAGTAAAGATTCGAGCATTAAGTTGCTCGAATAGTTACTTTCGCTCTTGTTTCGCGTTGCTCCTGTTGTTGGTCGTTTTCAGGCATTTCAACGTAGTTTGTGTTGCTTTTTTTTTGTGCTAAATATCCAAATTTTGGAGTCCCACAATTCCAAAATATCTTTCGGATCAAAATTCCATTGAAAAATGAGACCATGGTGACGATTTGAAAACTGCCGCGCAAGAGATACAAAACCGCGAATTTGTTCTTTCAAAATCAACTTTAAAATCAAAACTTTTTGTCTTATTTGAAAATTGTCGAAGATGTACCTTCGTTAAAACCTACATCCATTGATCCGGAGTGGAGTTCGTCATACATGTAAGTTGAGGTTGAACAAATTCCATCTCTCTCTTTTACtcgttttttattgttcatatatcatgtttattttttaatttaattaattagttatgatGTAGATATTTAGTTAGTTAATCATCTTTTAGTTTATGCATGTAATTTGAAGTAGGGTAATAAATTAAATTTGACTTGATTAgaatatgagataaattaattaggttatttacGTTTGGTTTTATTCTTGTATTTATTGCGTTACTAACCTCGTTTGTTCATTGTTTTATTCAGTTGTTACTATTATAATAGTTTACCTCCCAACGGCTCCCCTCTCCTCTAAGCcatattgtgacttgttgttgggATAGGTAAatcaacctcacatgctaaatcactttgaCAAATAGTTTTTACATTAAACGATGACCGAGAAATTTCTCTCACGTGTTAGGGTTAAAACGTTGTTTGCACTTCAACAAATACATATCATTCGGCTAGCCATCATTTTCCTAAGTAGCCGTCATTGTGACGGGTAGATTTAGGTGTCTTATTAAcggacttcctaacacgtacccgcACATGGACCTTTTTCTCTAAAACGGTTTCTGAGTTTGATCCCTTATggttccgctgttggatcaatcatgcaTGATATGATGTGTACTCGCCCCGATGTGtcatatgctttgagcatgacaagCCGTTACCAAGCAAATCCAGGTGAAAGTCACTGGATTGCCATTAAGAATGTCTTTAAGTACttaagaaggactaaggattcattcttggtCTCTGGAGGATATTCTGAGTTACGTGTAAAGGGTTACACGGACGccagtttccaaacggatagggatgatttgaaatcccaagcTTATTTTGTCGTTATAATGAATGGAGGAGCGGTTTGCTGGAGGAGTTTCAAAGAGTCAGTCATTGCGGATTCTATAACGGAAACTGAGTGCATTGCAGgatctgaagctgcaaaggaagctgtttggattcggCAATTTTTGGAGGGACTAAAAGTAGTTCCTGTTGCTGCAGATCCTATCACGATATATTGTGATAACAATGGGGTCATTTTTCAAGCTAAAGTTTCCAAGtatagtaacaagtctagacatatacttagaaaatttcatgtaattagagattatatagAAAGGAAGGAAATAGCGATTTGTAGGGCTGGGACAAATGaaaatattgctgatcctttaaccgaGCCTTTAtcacaggctaagcatgatagtcatgtcgtctctatgggattgagacgagtaccagaatTGCTGTAGATTATGAGATATGTAATAATTTGATATTGTATTAATTtttacatatatgataatcgcatttatcgtttgggTTTCTTCTTGAACTCAGTTATTCAATATTAACTggatttaaattttaaatagtTTGTTTTATTCAAATGGGTTAttgagacaacgttgaaccctatttaagtgaacaagattaacattgtatttatGTCCCTAGTTGCTcaaatgaggtgacatctcggagTAACTAGATTGTAGGTCGATTGATGGCGGGTTCGAGAGCCATAAAGTCATgcagatgactagtcgattataTAGCCAGACTGTGgaaacactctgtcgggcagtgaccactcATAGATTCCTTTATACTTATTGTAGCCTGGTCATGGTGAGGATTTCTATATTATTCCTACGAGTGAATGCTTTTCACTAACGACTATTTATCTGAGTCAGTACAGCTTTCGACTGATTTTTGTTTTTGTCCTAGGTCTTGCCCtaaaaggaggccgatgggcATCTTTTGATTCATGGTGATCTGTGattgaacaaaaaaaaataagTCAACAGGAGTTGTCCACCCTCGTCAGGATTTAACTATCTTAGGGTCACTTGAGAAGTAGTGACTGGACATGCGTGTCTACGCTCGGAAGAGATCTATGGTAGATTTTCCGGTCAGCAGCTGCTCTCTcgattgaggaaaccactcatgatatattcaggtgcaagtgcgacctgaaagacaccttgcattgagtgcgAGATTAAACGgaaaagagaattggtaacgcacacttgtgtcggataagtgggagattgttggagtgagtgtcctccacaatagtgcgtctacATAATAAATTTCATTAGAGGAATATACTCGGGATATAttaatattgtatatacttgtcaGTTGATCAACGTATGTCGGTAACGATCAGCCGAGTAGGGTTAGAGGCTAATATCGTATGATGACGGTGTTCAACTAATCCCTTacggtcacacctataagatgtagcccaatggaaaaactaattatttgtatacgATACAATTTAGTTAGTCCCTTATATTAATTGACTTTTATTAGTCAAGTGAATTTTATATTTGATGATTAGTTTAGAACTCGGGCCAAGTAAATTTATTATTTAGTTAtactacaattgacaaaaaaattTTATATCTTATGTTAAGATGATTAAATAAGACGATACATAGTAGTTGAAGGTTAACTTACTAAATATTTGAGGTTTGCAAGTATATATTGTGAGGCGGAGGTAATTATTTAATAATATTTACAAGGAGTTTTAAAATTAGCTGATTGGGTTTTATAAGACactttttatattgataaaatggtcaaaTGTCACTTAAAAGATAAGTGTATATTAGTCactaatttgtattatttaaatgttaaataataaaagtaatatttaattatatggaATAATTAAATATAGGACTTATAAACATTTGTaggacaaatgtcgaaaatcgaaacaAGATTAATATTACCAAATGGGATGGAAATAACGATGTCATTATAACCACTAGGTTTTGTTgcccatttgtttacatttccataTTTATAAATACCTCACTATTTACATCATTTAGAGGCTAATTTTTAAGAGACAAAAAAAATCCCTCTTAGGTTCTTCATCAAACTTGATCAATAGTTGATCAAAATAAATCACGTAAAATTCACAAATTATAATATACATCAAGTATTAGTATTGTAATAATACTTACATATTATCAAAGGTTAGTTACtttaaatatctagttaatatttataGTAATTTTGGGGTGAAGTCATTGGTGCCATCTTAAAGAGAGCTTCTCTTTGGAGTCTAGGAAGATCATCAAGCTTTTAGAAATTCCATAAGACAACAatagttgttattattatttgccAATATCAATGTGTCGAATGCTAGAATCTTTTAGCAACTATTGACTAGTGCTGTTGATCTTGTTCGTCGCATTAAGTACATTGTTCCTGTCCGGGTGTTGATGAATGCTTCTAGTTTAACTCATGATTATATGCTTAATTGTCTAAATAGTTAGATTACTTTCTAGTTTCCTTAGTGCATTCTCTAGTGGTTATTGCTTTTGTAAATTGTAATTTTCTTTCACTTTTAAAATGAAATGATAATTCTTTGCAAAAAAAAATGTGAGGAATTTcttatcttttatttatttttgcatgcaCGTTGTTTTAAACCACATAATATTAAGTTAATGTAATTTAATAAataattagaggagtctaattgaTGCGGGAGCACtagaagaaaatgaaaatgaagtcttgattagtcgaaatgtaactcacattTTCGAAGGTTTCAAAATGGGTTCAAGTCAAGTTAACATGGTAACTTGGGAGCAAGGTATTGACGAGTTAACTTGACACGGGTTTCAACGAA is a window encoding:
- the LOC141652369 gene encoding secreted RxLR effector protein 161-like, with translation MHDMMCTRPDVSYALSMTSRYQANPGESHWIAIKNVFKYLRRTKDSFLVSGGYSELRVKGYTDASFQTDRDDLKSQAYFVVIMNGGAVCWRSFKESVIADSITETECIAGSEAAKEAVWIRQFLEGLKVVPVAADPITIYCDNNGVIFQAKVSNAVDLVRRIKYIVPVRVLMNASSLTHDYMLNCLNS